From a single Lentisphaera profundi genomic region:
- a CDS encoding type II toxin-antitoxin system RelE family toxin: MDKYEIVFHRKTEKELRKIPDQDRNKIFAKIEELSDNPYLFGHIKLSENDDLYRVRQGNYRIIYSIEDKQLQIYIIKIGHRKDIYGQ, from the coding sequence ATGGATAAATATGAAATTGTTTTTCACAGAAAAACTGAAAAAGAATTACGGAAAATCCCTGATCAAGATCGCAATAAAATCTTTGCAAAAATAGAAGAGTTATCAGATAATCCATATTTATTCGGACATATAAAATTAAGTGAAAATGATGATTTATATCGAGTTAGACAAGGTAATTATAGAATCATTTATTCTATAGAAGACAAGCAATTACAGATCTACATCATCAAAATTGGCCACCGAAAAGATATATACGGGCAATAA
- a CDS encoding CopG family transcriptional regulator: MATMTKRTTIYFDPKLHKVLKAKSVESEKSISELVDLALRHELLEDLEDIKAYEERKDGDFISYKDMLEKFNNG, encoded by the coding sequence ATGGCTACTATGACAAAAAGAACCACCATATATTTTGACCCTAAGTTACATAAAGTACTTAAAGCAAAATCTGTAGAAAGTGAAAAATCAATTTCTGAATTAGTTGATCTCGCACTAAGGCATGAATTATTAGAAGATCTTGAAGATATCAAAGCATATGAAGAAAGAAAAGATGGTGATTTCATTTCTTATAAAGATATGCTGGAAAAGTTCAATAATGGATAA
- a CDS encoding type II toxin-antitoxin system VapB family antitoxin, which yields MATNLAIDNKLLNQAQQVAHLKTKKETVNLALREFVNRRKQLEIIDLFNQMDPDENYDYKESRKR from the coding sequence ATGGCTACTAATCTTGCAATAGATAACAAGCTTTTAAATCAGGCACAACAAGTGGCTCATTTAAAAACTAAAAAAGAAACTGTAAACCTAGCATTGAGAGAATTTGTCAATAGAAGAAAGCAACTAGAAATTATTGATTTGTTTAATCAGATGGATCCTGATGAAAATTACGATTATAAAGAATCCCGTAAAAGATGA
- the vapC gene encoding PIN domain-containing protein, with translation MKVIVDTVIWSLALRRSTPEDNVINDFTSLIEDQRIIMLGPIKQEVLSGYSDPHKFKKLKEKLSYFPNSPILDIDYEQAAEFHNICRRKGIQGSHVDFLLCACACRLNAMIYTRDKDFDHYSKHIPIQLFISNNG, from the coding sequence ATGAAAGTAATTGTAGATACGGTAATTTGGTCATTAGCACTCAGAAGAAGTACTCCTGAAGATAATGTGATAAATGATTTTACTTCTTTAATCGAAGATCAAAGAATTATTATGTTGGGGCCAATAAAACAAGAAGTTCTATCTGGCTACTCAGACCCGCATAAATTTAAGAAACTAAAAGAAAAACTCAGTTATTTCCCTAATTCACCAATTTTAGATATAGATTATGAACAGGCGGCTGAGTTTCATAACATCTGTAGACGCAAAGGTATTCAAGGTTCTCATGTAGACTTTCTATTATGTGCATGTGCTTGTAGACTAAATGCAATGATATACACTAGAGATAAAGATTTTGACCATTATTCAAAACATATACCTATCCAATT